A genomic stretch from Onychostoma macrolepis isolate SWU-2019 chromosome 02, ASM1243209v1, whole genome shotgun sequence includes:
- the slc7a8b gene encoding large neutral amino acids transporter small subunit 2 isoform X2 produces the protein MSSSGARRRAASVPDTDTDDGEPAVTLKKEIGLLSACGIIVGNIIGSGIFVSPKGVLENCSSVGLALIVWTLTGVITTISALCYAELGVTIPKSGGDYSYVKDIFGGLAGFLRLWIAVLVIYPTSQAVIALTFANYALQPLFPSCFPPERALGLLAAVCLLLLTWINCFSVRWATRVQDVFTTGKLLALCLIIIMGVVQICKGHFYWLEPEHAFHPLQPYDMGRIALAFLQGSFAYAGWNFLNYVTEELIDPYRNLPRAIFISIPLVTFIYVSANIAYVTAMSPQELMASNAVAVTFGEKLLGVMSWIMPISVALSTFGGVNGSLFTSSRLFFAGAREGHLPRLLAMIHVNRCTPIPALLFSCISTLLMLCTSDIYTLINYVGFINYLFYGVTVAGQIVLRIKEPDIHRPIKVLLHR, from the exons ATGAGCAGCAGTGGCGCCCGACGCAGGGCTGCATCAGTGCCGGACACAGACACCGATGACGGTGAACCAGCAGTGACCTTGAAGAAAGAGATTGGACTCCTCAGTGCATGTGGTATTATTGTGG GAAACATTATTGGGTCTGGGATCTTTGTAAGTCCAAAGGGTGTTTTGGAAAATTGCAGCTCAGTGGGTCTGGCTCTCATAGTGTGGACTCTCACTGGAGTCATCACTACCATCAGTGCTCTGTGCTATGCTGAACTGGGAGTCACGATCCCAAAGTCAGGTGGAGACTATTCCTATGTTAAGGACATCTTCGGAGGACTAGCTGG GTTTCTAAGGCTGTGGATTGCAGTGTTGGTGATCTATCCAACTAGCCAGGCTGTGATTGCCCTCACATTTGCCAATTACGCATTGCAGCCTCTCTTCCCTTCCTGCTTCCCTCCAGAGAGAGCGCTGGGTCTGCTCGCCGCCGTCTGCCTGC TGCTGTTAACTTGGATTAACTGCTTCAGTGTCCGCTGGGCGACGCGTGTACAGGATGTGTTTACCACAGGCAAACTTCTCGCCCTCtgcctcatcatcatcatgggCGTTGTGCAGATCTGCAAGG GTCATTTTTATTGGTTGGAGCCAGAACATGCATTTCATCCTCTCCAGCCCTATGACATGGGCCGCATTGCACTCGCTTTCCTTCAGGGCTCCTTCGCTTATGCAGGCTGGAACTTTCTTAATTATGTAACAGAAGAGCTCATTGACCCCTACAG AAACCTGCCTCGTGCAATCTTCATCTCAATCCCTCTGGTTACTTTCATCTATGTATCTGCAAATATTGCATATGTTACAGCTATGAGCCCTCAGGAGCTGATGGCCTCCAATGCTGTTGCTGTG ACATTTGGTGAAAAGCTGCTTGGGGTGATGTCATGGATCATGCCCATCTCTGTGGCTCTGTCCACCTTCGGAGGGGTTAATGGGTCCCTTTTCACATCATCTAG GTTATTCTTTGCAGGTGCGAGGGAAGGGCATCTTCCCCGTCTGTTGGCAATGATTCATGTGAACCGCTGTACACCCATCCCAGCTTTGCTTTTCTCT TGTATATCAACTCTGCTGATGTTGTGCACCAGTGACATATACACCCTCATCAACTACGTTGGCTTTATCAACTACCTGTTTTATGGGGTCACTGTTGCTGGGCAGATTGTGCTTCGCATCAAAGAACCAGACATACATCGACCAATCAAG GTTTTACTCCACAGGTGA
- the ap1g2 gene encoding AP-1 complex subunit gamma-like 2, whose translation MSPSVRLQEMIRVIRSARTQGEERGIIQRECADIRAQFRQGDNGERSHSLAKLLYVHMLGYPAHFGQMECVRLIASPRYSEKRIGYLGAMMLLDEKQDASLLITNSIKNDLSHSSQYVQSLALCTLACMGSAEMCRDLAPEIERLLRASNSYIKKKATLCAVHIIRKVPELAELFTPSARTLLSEKNHGVLHGAVVLITELCVRNPDTLDRFRKAVPELVQIMKGLVTSSYSPEHNVAGISDPFLQVRILRLLRILGHNNDTASDAMNDLLAQVATNTDSSKTAGSAVLYETVLTIMDINSESGLRVLAVNILGRFLLNNDRNIRYISMTSLQKIVQTDHNAVQRHRGTIVDCLKDQDTSVKRRALELSLALVSAVNVRSMMKELLIFLSVCPPELRSQTASGIFNAAERYSPSKRWHIDTILHVLTKAGGDVRDETVPNLIQLITTASELHCYTVHKLYRALVKDIAQQSLVQVACWCIGEYGDLLLKGECEEIEPVQVTEDDVLDALETVLQSHMSSPATRGFALTATMKLSTRITDNVDRIRSIVSIYGSCIDLELQQRAVEYNALFKKYDHMRAAVLERMPVMDKNSPGHTNGETPGEIKEPDTSKPKPVEAGLLSEPASQVCDLLDLLGGTDTPLQPSPAPTSTPTTTSSADLLDLLGGLELTPVPTVSVYEKNGLSLKIQCDKQTETEVVINLIASNSTQTDITNFTLQAAVPKSVQLQMKAPSGTVIPAHGLGQVTQTVLLNNPNKVSLKMRIRVSYSNQGAMHQDTVQIDSFPSTACQPSISPL comes from the exons ATGAGTCCCTCAGTGCGCTTACAGGAAATGATCCGAGTCATCCGAAGTGCCCGGACACAAGGTGAGGAGAGGGGCATCATCCAAAGAGAGTGTGCGGATATCCGAGCCCAGTTTCGCCAGGGTGACAATGGGGAGCGTTCGCACAGCCTGGCAAAGCTACTCTACGTGCACATGCTGGGCTACCCTGCACACTTCGGCCAG ATGGAGTGTGTACGTCTGATTGCCAGCCCCAGGTACAGCGAGAAGCGGATTGGTTACCTGGGAGCCATGATGCTCCTAGATGAGAAGCAGGATGCTAGTTTACTGATTACCAACTCTATCAAGAA TGACCTTTCCCACAGCAGTCAGTATGTTCAGTCTCTGGCTCTATGCACTCTGGCCTGCATGGGCTCAGCTGAGATGTGTCGGGACCTGGCACCAGAGATCGAGCGGCTCCTCAGGGCCTCTAATTCTTATATCAAGAAAAAG GCCACGCTGTGTGCCGTTCACATAATAAGAAAGGTCCCAGAGCTCGCAGAGCTGTTTACTCCTTCAGCAAGGACTCTGCTCTCTGAGAAGAACCATG GGGTTTTGCATGGGGCTGTAGTTCTTATCACTGAATTGTGTGTGCGTAATCCTGACACTCTTGATCGGTTCCGCAAG GCTGTTCCTGAGCTGGTTCAGATTATGAAAGGTCTTGTGACATCCAGTTATTCTCCTGAGCACAATGTAGCTGGTATCAGTGACCCTTTTCTACAG GTTCGCATTCTTAGATTGCTAAGAATCCTGGGTCACAATAATGACACCGCTAGTGATGCCATGAATGACTTGTTGGCACAG GTGGCTACAAATACAGACAGCAGTAAGACTGCAGGCAGTGCTGTGCTATATGAAACAGTCCTAACTATCATGGACATCAACTCAGAGAGTGGGCTTAGG GTGCTAGCTGTAAATATTCTTGGCAGATTTCTACTTAATAATGACAGGAATATTCG TTACATTTCAATGACATCTCTCCAGAAGATTGTACAGACGGACCACAATGCAGTGCAGCGGCACAGAGGCACCATTGTAGACTGTCTGAAAGATCAAGACACTTCAGTGAAACG TCGTGCATTGGAACTGTCACTTGCCCTTGTGTCTGCCGTGAACGTTCGCTCAATGATGAAAGAGCTCCTCATTTTTCTTTCAGTCTGTCCCCCAGAGCTTCGATCTCAAACTGCTTCTGGCATCTTCAACGCTGCTGAAAG GTATTCCCCTTCTAAGCGCTGGCACATTGATACCATCCTGCATGTACTCACCAAG GCAGGGGGCGATGTAAGAGATGAGACTGTACCCAACCTAATCCAGCTCATCACTACTGCATCTGAGCTCCACTGTTACACTGTTCACAAACTCTACAGAGCACTTGTAAAAGATATTGCACAG CAATCCTTGGTCCAAGTTGCATGCTGGTGTATAGGAGAGTATGGAGACCTGCTGCTGAAGGGCGAGTGTGAGGAGATTGAGCCTGTGCAG GTTACTGAGGATGACGTCCTGGATGCCTTGGAAACAGTTCTACAGTCTCACATGTCTTCACCGGCAACCAGAGGATTCGCACTTACTGCTACCATGAAGCTGAGCACTCGTATCACAGACAATGTCGA CCGAATCAGAAGTATTGTCAGCATTTATGGCAGCTGCATTGACCTGGAACTTCAGCAGAGAGCAGTTGAATATAATGCACTCTTCAAGAAATATGACCACATGAG AGCTGCGGTATTGGAGAGAATGCCTGTGATGGACAAAAACTCACCAGGCCACACTAATGGAGAAACACCAGGAGAGATTAAAGAGCCTGACACATCCAAACCCAAACCAGTTGAAGCAGGTTTGCTCTCAGAACCAGCAAGCCAG GTGTGTGACCTTTTGGATCTCTTGGGTGGGACAGACACACCTCTTCAGCCCAGCCCTGCCCCAACCAGCACTCCAACAACTACCTCTAGCGCAGATCTTCTCGACCTGCTGGGAGGACTGGAGCTGACACCAG TTCCCACTGTGTCAGTCTATGAGAAGAATGGATTGAGCCTGAAGATCCAATgtgacaaacaaacagaaaccgAGGTCGTGATCAACCTTATTGCCTCTAACTCTACTCAGACTGACATCACCAACTTCACTCTTCAAGCAGCGGTACCAAAG AGTGTTCAGCTGCAAATGAAGGCTCCGAGTGGTACTGTGATTCCAGCACATGGTCTTGGTCAAGTCACACAGACTGTTTTACTTAACAACCCTAACAAG GTCAGCCTTAAGATGAGGATCCGTGTGTCTTACTCAAATCAGGGTGCAATGCATCAGGACACAGTACAAATTGACTCCTTTCCTAGCACAGCCTGTCAGCCATCAATCAGCCCTTTGTGA
- the slc7a8b gene encoding large neutral amino acids transporter small subunit 2 isoform X1, with protein MSSSGARRRAASVPDTDTDDGEPAVTLKKEIGLLSACGIIVGNIIGSGIFVSPKGVLENCSSVGLALIVWTLTGVITTISALCYAELGVTIPKSGGDYSYVKDIFGGLAGFLRLWIAVLVIYPTSQAVIALTFANYALQPLFPSCFPPERALGLLAAVCLLLLTWINCFSVRWATRVQDVFTTGKLLALCLIIIMGVVQICKGHFYWLEPEHAFHPLQPYDMGRIALAFLQGSFAYAGWNFLNYVTEELIDPYRNLPRAIFISIPLVTFIYVSANIAYVTAMSPQELMASNAVAVTFGEKLLGVMSWIMPISVALSTFGGVNGSLFTSSRLFFAGAREGHLPRLLAMIHVNRCTPIPALLFSCISTLLMLCTSDIYTLINYVGFINYLFYGVTVAGQIVLRIKEPDIHRPIKVSLAWPVIFLIFWAFLLIFSLYSEPVVCCIGLAIMLSGVPVYLFGIYWDNKPKGFNSFVAKLTHLGQKLFMVVYPAEGSEDGNEDEDEAG; from the exons ATGAGCAGCAGTGGCGCCCGACGCAGGGCTGCATCAGTGCCGGACACAGACACCGATGACGGTGAACCAGCAGTGACCTTGAAGAAAGAGATTGGACTCCTCAGTGCATGTGGTATTATTGTGG GAAACATTATTGGGTCTGGGATCTTTGTAAGTCCAAAGGGTGTTTTGGAAAATTGCAGCTCAGTGGGTCTGGCTCTCATAGTGTGGACTCTCACTGGAGTCATCACTACCATCAGTGCTCTGTGCTATGCTGAACTGGGAGTCACGATCCCAAAGTCAGGTGGAGACTATTCCTATGTTAAGGACATCTTCGGAGGACTAGCTGG GTTTCTAAGGCTGTGGATTGCAGTGTTGGTGATCTATCCAACTAGCCAGGCTGTGATTGCCCTCACATTTGCCAATTACGCATTGCAGCCTCTCTTCCCTTCCTGCTTCCCTCCAGAGAGAGCGCTGGGTCTGCTCGCCGCCGTCTGCCTGC TGCTGTTAACTTGGATTAACTGCTTCAGTGTCCGCTGGGCGACGCGTGTACAGGATGTGTTTACCACAGGCAAACTTCTCGCCCTCtgcctcatcatcatcatgggCGTTGTGCAGATCTGCAAGG GTCATTTTTATTGGTTGGAGCCAGAACATGCATTTCATCCTCTCCAGCCCTATGACATGGGCCGCATTGCACTCGCTTTCCTTCAGGGCTCCTTCGCTTATGCAGGCTGGAACTTTCTTAATTATGTAACAGAAGAGCTCATTGACCCCTACAG AAACCTGCCTCGTGCAATCTTCATCTCAATCCCTCTGGTTACTTTCATCTATGTATCTGCAAATATTGCATATGTTACAGCTATGAGCCCTCAGGAGCTGATGGCCTCCAATGCTGTTGCTGTG ACATTTGGTGAAAAGCTGCTTGGGGTGATGTCATGGATCATGCCCATCTCTGTGGCTCTGTCCACCTTCGGAGGGGTTAATGGGTCCCTTTTCACATCATCTAG GTTATTCTTTGCAGGTGCGAGGGAAGGGCATCTTCCCCGTCTGTTGGCAATGATTCATGTGAACCGCTGTACACCCATCCCAGCTTTGCTTTTCTCT TGTATATCAACTCTGCTGATGTTGTGCACCAGTGACATATACACCCTCATCAACTACGTTGGCTTTATCAACTACCTGTTTTATGGGGTCACTGTTGCTGGGCAGATTGTGCTTCGCATCAAAGAACCAGACATACATCGACCAATCAAG GTGAGCTTGGCGTGGCCAGTAATTTTCCTGATTTTCTGGGCATTCCTGCTGATCTTCTCTCTGTACTCGGAGCCTGTGGTGTGTTGCATTGGTCTGGCCATTATGTTGTCAGGTGTTCCTGTGTATTTATTTGGCATCTATTGGGACAACAAGCCCAAGGGCTTCAACTCATTTGTTG CTAAACTGACACACTTGGGGCAGAAGTTGTTCATGGTGGTATATCCGGCTGAGGGCAGTGAAGATGGAAATGAAGATGAAGACGAAGCTGGATAG
- the zp3f.1 gene encoding zona pellucida glycoprotein 3f, tandem duplicate 1 isoform X2 — protein sequence MLQHIVRMPSFLLFVVSALAVFFVAQAVTVDCGKNSVSVRWIDVNSQVDPSLLRLGNCPPTQVSVNSQGSEAVFYSEFLTCNIRRLVTTNEIIFETEITSPMLSKSTPVYYPVACAYKREEDWAPPLYDPLRFHTHGQGDLKFRMALMKDDFSGVATTTTFSLGSMIPIAASVVQQNHQPLILLLDECLASTTSELAPDSHVYPLITNKGCLVDSKNTNSRFLPRNQLSEIRLSLQAFKFPTGEDVYLHCRLVAWEPRDLDSGSKACQYDRTSSRWVLVDDPSQSSLCSCCDTSCQGRKKRGITADAIAVNSVIGPLVII from the exons ATGCTACAGCATATTGTCAGAATGCCTTCCTTTTTGTTATTTGTGGTTTCAGCTCTGGCTGTGTTCTTTGTGGCACAAGCAG TCACTGTGGACTGTGGCAAAAACTCTGTCTCTGTACGATGGATTGATGTAAACTCTCAAGTGGATCCATCCCTACTCCGCCTGGGTAACTGTCCTCCAACCCAGGTTTCAGTAAATTCTCAAGGGTCCGAGGCAGTGTTCTATTCTGAGTTTTTGACCTGCAATATTAGGAGGCTG GTGACAACCAATGAGATTATATTTGAGACTGAGATTACTTCTCCCATGTTGTCAAAATCAACACCAGTTTATTACCCTGTAGCCTGTGCATATAAAAG GGAAGAAGACTGGGCTCCTCCTTTGTATGATCCTCTGCGATTTCATACACATGGCCAGGGAGATCTGAAGTTTCGTATGGCTCTCATGAAGG ATGACTTCAGCGGTGTGGCCACTACCACAACCTTCTCACTAGGCTCAATGATCCCAATTGCTGCCTCAGTCGTCCAGCAAAACCATCAGCCATTAATACTGTTGCTGGATGAATGTTTGGCTTCCACAACATCAGAATTGGCTCCAGATTCTCATGTTTACCCACTCATTACCAATAAGGG gTGTCTTGTAGACAGCAAAAATACAAACTCCAGGTTTCTGCCAAGAAATCAGTTGTCAGAGATCAGGCTGAGTCTTCAAGCTTTCAAGTTTCCCACTGGAGAAGAT GTCTACCTGCACTGTAGGCTTGTGGCATGGGAACCAAGGGACCTGGATAGTGGCAGTAAAGCTTGTCAATATGACAGAACCAGCTCACG ATGGGTGCTGGTTGATGATCCATCCCAGAGTTCTCTCTGCAGCTGCTGTGACACTAGCTGCcaaggaagaaagaaaagaggaaTAACAGCAG
- the zp3f.1 gene encoding zona pellucida glycoprotein 3f, tandem duplicate 1 isoform X1 has protein sequence MLQHIVRMPSFLLFVVSALAVFFVAQAAVTVDCGKNSVSVRWIDVNSQVDPSLLRLGNCPPTQVSVNSQGSEAVFYSEFLTCNIRRLVTTNEIIFETEITSPMLSKSTPVYYPVACAYKREEDWAPPLYDPLRFHTHGQGDLKFRMALMKDDFSGVATTTTFSLGSMIPIAASVVQQNHQPLILLLDECLASTTSELAPDSHVYPLITNKGCLVDSKNTNSRFLPRNQLSEIRLSLQAFKFPTGEDVYLHCRLVAWEPRDLDSGSKACQYDRTSSRWVLVDDPSQSSLCSCCDTSCQGRKKRGITADAIAVNSVIGPLVII, from the exons ATGCTACAGCATATTGTCAGAATGCCTTCCTTTTTGTTATTTGTGGTTTCAGCTCTGGCTGTGTTCTTTGTGGCACAAGCAG CAGTCACTGTGGACTGTGGCAAAAACTCTGTCTCTGTACGATGGATTGATGTAAACTCTCAAGTGGATCCATCCCTACTCCGCCTGGGTAACTGTCCTCCAACCCAGGTTTCAGTAAATTCTCAAGGGTCCGAGGCAGTGTTCTATTCTGAGTTTTTGACCTGCAATATTAGGAGGCTG GTGACAACCAATGAGATTATATTTGAGACTGAGATTACTTCTCCCATGTTGTCAAAATCAACACCAGTTTATTACCCTGTAGCCTGTGCATATAAAAG GGAAGAAGACTGGGCTCCTCCTTTGTATGATCCTCTGCGATTTCATACACATGGCCAGGGAGATCTGAAGTTTCGTATGGCTCTCATGAAGG ATGACTTCAGCGGTGTGGCCACTACCACAACCTTCTCACTAGGCTCAATGATCCCAATTGCTGCCTCAGTCGTCCAGCAAAACCATCAGCCATTAATACTGTTGCTGGATGAATGTTTGGCTTCCACAACATCAGAATTGGCTCCAGATTCTCATGTTTACCCACTCATTACCAATAAGGG gTGTCTTGTAGACAGCAAAAATACAAACTCCAGGTTTCTGCCAAGAAATCAGTTGTCAGAGATCAGGCTGAGTCTTCAAGCTTTCAAGTTTCCCACTGGAGAAGAT GTCTACCTGCACTGTAGGCTTGTGGCATGGGAACCAAGGGACCTGGATAGTGGCAGTAAAGCTTGTCAATATGACAGAACCAGCTCACG ATGGGTGCTGGTTGATGATCCATCCCAGAGTTCTCTCTGCAGCTGCTGTGACACTAGCTGCcaaggaagaaagaaaagaggaaTAACAGCAG
- the zp3f.2 gene encoding zona pellucida glycoprotein 3f, tandem duplicate 2 isoform X2 encodes MEIGSCLTTSLLWTKRCPSRFETTDVQITCGEHSVHVKWKVDKSMTGNPTRLFLGSCLPSHFSNQSNEEAVADFYYGLYDCGFRRMATWKYLVYENKLNYRPLPKPHPPSFSYPVRCVYDRPKGWTPAFQSASAGFIQGHGELAFHMAVLNYNFSGPAESNVFPLGSFVPIWAGVNQQAHQPLLLLLEECVASTTFEIYPDTLTYPLITNKGCLVDGKKSFSRFLPRYHSSSIILHLQAFRFAVGQEVYIHCKLIAWDPDNLNEAKKACNYNKATEEWELLDDPFQSSLCQCCDSTCQGHGKRDTDSAPRGLVLKSVLGPLRFTEVSP; translated from the exons ATGGAAATAGGCAGCTGTCTGACAACCTCTCTATTATGGACTAAACGCTGTCCCAGCAGATTTGAAACAACAG ATGTCCAAATTACATGTGGAGAGCATTCTGTTCATGTTAAGTGGAAAGTGGACAAATCGATGACTGGAAATCCTACTCGTCTTTTCCTGGGTAGCTGCCTTCCTTCACACTTCTCAAATCAGTCAAATGAAGAAGCAGTTGCAGACTTTTATTATGGACTTTATGATTGTGGCTTCAGACGAATG GCAACATGGAAGTACTTGGTGTATGAGAACAAGCTAAACTACAGGCCATTGCCAAAGCCCCACCCCCCTTCTTTTAGCTATCCGGTTAGATGCGTGTATGACAG GCCGAAGGGTTGGACTCCTGCTTTCCAGAGCGCTTCTGCTGGTTTTATTCAAGGTCATGGAGAACTGGCCTTTCACATGGCAGTTCTCAATT ATAATTTCAGTGGCCCTGCAGAATCCAATGTCTTTCCACTTGGGTCTTTTGTTCCTATTTGGGCTGGTGTTAACCAGCAAGCTCATCAGCCTTTGCTGCTGCTTCTGGAGGAATGTGTAGCCTCTACAACATTTGAAATCTACCCAGATACTCTTACATACCCACTCATCACCAACAAAGG GTGTCTCGTGGATGGTAAGAAGAGTTTTTCCAGGTTTTTGCCAAGGTATCACTCCTCCTCGATTATTCTTCACCTTCAAGCTTTCAGATTCGCTGTGGGACAAGAG GTCTACATCCATTGCAAATTAATTGCATGGGACCCTGACAACCTCAATGAAGCAAAGAAGGCCTGCAATTATAATAAAGCCACAGAAGA GTGGGAGCTTTTAGACGACCCATTCCAGAGTTCTCTTTGTCAGTGCTGTGATTCAACATGTCAAGGCCATGGAAAGAGGGACACAGATTCTG CACCTCGAGGACTGGTACTAAAGTCAGTGTTGGGACCTTTGAGGTTTACAGAAGTTTCACCGTGA
- the nedd8l gene encoding NEDD8 ubiquitin like modifier, like, whose translation MLIKVKTLTGKEIEIDIEPTDKVERIKERVEEKEGIPPQQQRLIYSGKQMNDEKTAADYKIQGGSVLHLVLALRGGQNLH comes from the exons ATGTTGATTAAGGTTAAG ACACTCACAGGCAAAGAAATAGAAATTGACATCGAGCCTACAGACAAG GTGGAGAGAATCAAAGAGAGGGTGGAAGAAAAGGAGGGGATCCCTCCACAACAGCAAAGACTCATTTATAGCGGAAAACAAAT GAATGATGAGAAGACTGCTGCTGACTACAAGATCCAGGGAGGATCTGTCCTGCATTTAGTTCTTGCTCTCCGAGGAGGGCAAAACCTGCATTAG
- the zp3f.2 gene encoding zona pellucida glycoprotein 3f, tandem duplicate 2 isoform X1 has protein sequence MNYLWLGFLLFAVATPFKTSEDSNNDVQITCGEHSVHVKWKVDKSMTGNPTRLFLGSCLPSHFSNQSNEEAVADFYYGLYDCGFRRMATWKYLVYENKLNYRPLPKPHPPSFSYPVRCVYDRPKGWTPAFQSASAGFIQGHGELAFHMAVLNYNFSGPAESNVFPLGSFVPIWAGVNQQAHQPLLLLLEECVASTTFEIYPDTLTYPLITNKGCLVDGKKSFSRFLPRYHSSSIILHLQAFRFAVGQEVYIHCKLIAWDPDNLNEAKKACNYNKATEEWELLDDPFQSSLCQCCDSTCQGHGKRDTDSAPRGLVLKSVLGPLRFTEVSP, from the exons ATGAATTACCTGTGGCTAGGATTTTTGTTGTTTGCAGTTGCCACGCCATTTAAAACGTCTGAAGATAGTAATAACG ATGTCCAAATTACATGTGGAGAGCATTCTGTTCATGTTAAGTGGAAAGTGGACAAATCGATGACTGGAAATCCTACTCGTCTTTTCCTGGGTAGCTGCCTTCCTTCACACTTCTCAAATCAGTCAAATGAAGAAGCAGTTGCAGACTTTTATTATGGACTTTATGATTGTGGCTTCAGACGAATG GCAACATGGAAGTACTTGGTGTATGAGAACAAGCTAAACTACAGGCCATTGCCAAAGCCCCACCCCCCTTCTTTTAGCTATCCGGTTAGATGCGTGTATGACAG GCCGAAGGGTTGGACTCCTGCTTTCCAGAGCGCTTCTGCTGGTTTTATTCAAGGTCATGGAGAACTGGCCTTTCACATGGCAGTTCTCAATT ATAATTTCAGTGGCCCTGCAGAATCCAATGTCTTTCCACTTGGGTCTTTTGTTCCTATTTGGGCTGGTGTTAACCAGCAAGCTCATCAGCCTTTGCTGCTGCTTCTGGAGGAATGTGTAGCCTCTACAACATTTGAAATCTACCCAGATACTCTTACATACCCACTCATCACCAACAAAGG GTGTCTCGTGGATGGTAAGAAGAGTTTTTCCAGGTTTTTGCCAAGGTATCACTCCTCCTCGATTATTCTTCACCTTCAAGCTTTCAGATTCGCTGTGGGACAAGAG GTCTACATCCATTGCAAATTAATTGCATGGGACCCTGACAACCTCAATGAAGCAAAGAAGGCCTGCAATTATAATAAAGCCACAGAAGA GTGGGAGCTTTTAGACGACCCATTCCAGAGTTCTCTTTGTCAGTGCTGTGATTCAACATGTCAAGGCCATGGAAAGAGGGACACAGATTCTG CACCTCGAGGACTGGTACTAAAGTCAGTGTTGGGACCTTTGAGGTTTACAGAAGTTTCACCGTGA